Part of the Verrucomicrobiota bacterium genome is shown below.
CAAGCAACAGGTGCTCGACTTGCACGCCGATCGCATGAGCACTCATCATATGGCCAGCAATCAACTGCGGCTGTGGCTGTCGGCTTTCGCCTATTTGCTCATGGAACGAGTGCGCACCCTGGGCTTGGCTGGAACAGAACTGGCCCAAGCCACGGTCGGCACGATTGGGTTGCACCTCATGAAAGTGGCGGCCCAGGTGACCGTGAGCGTGCGCCGGGTCTACATTCAGATCAGCAGCGCCTTTGCGAGGCAGGAGCTTTTTCGACTCTGCCAGCAGCGGCTGATGGCCGCGGCCTTGTGGAGTGATTAGCCGCCGACACCACAACCCGTAGGCGATTGGGATTCGGAAAATCTCCGAAGGCTGCGCCGTCGTCAAAAACGCCCGCAAAGTCGAGTTTTCACCCGCGATACCGCCGTTCCCCCTTGTCGTCACCCCCCCACCAGCCCTCCAACGCCCATTCCGCCGCGTCTCAGGAAAATCTTGCCCTCCAAATTCCTAAA
Proteins encoded:
- a CDS encoding IS1380 family transposase, giving the protein KQQVLDLHADRMSTHHMASNQLRLWLSAFAYLLMERVRTLGLAGTELAQATVGTIGLHLMKVAAQVTVSVRRVYIQISSAFARQELFRLCQQRLMAAALWSD